From the genome of Halomonas sp. MCCC 1A13316, one region includes:
- a CDS encoding bifunctional nicotinamide-nucleotide adenylyltransferase/Nudix hydroxylase, which yields MSDTDHEFDCLVFIGRFQPPHLGHLAVINEALRHARQVIVLVGSAWQARSLRNPWRFDERQELLRSCFDEEENARLEIVPLLDALYNDDVWVRDVQRKVRQIAGHHHARLPRIGLIGASRGQSSYYLSLFPQWESVSVPLVDGISASQIRERLFRSPSSTEDYLSTGATHDLPPGVCEALRRFAGSDAHQQLMEEQKLLEQYRQAWVNAPYPPIFVTVNAVVVQSGHVLLVRRTAAPGKGLLALPGGFINPHERLLDACLRELRERVRLKVPEPVLKGSLRGQRLFDEPHRSWRGRTLAEAFYFALRPDQQLPQLKPVKGGDHARWVPLAELEPDSLFEDHFFIIQNFLGLPADFGGV from the coding sequence ATGAGCGATACCGATCATGAGTTCGACTGTCTCGTATTCATCGGTCGTTTCCAGCCCCCGCATCTGGGGCACTTGGCGGTGATCAACGAGGCTCTGCGCCATGCGCGTCAGGTAATCGTGCTGGTGGGCTCGGCCTGGCAGGCGCGTTCGTTGCGCAATCCGTGGCGTTTCGATGAACGCCAGGAGCTTCTGCGCAGTTGCTTCGATGAGGAGGAAAACGCGCGGCTAGAGATCGTGCCGCTACTGGATGCGCTCTACAACGACGACGTCTGGGTACGTGACGTGCAGCGCAAGGTGCGGCAGATCGCCGGGCATCACCACGCCCGGCTACCACGCATCGGCCTGATCGGAGCCAGCCGCGGCCAGTCGAGCTACTACCTGTCGCTATTTCCCCAATGGGAGTCCGTCAGCGTGCCGCTGGTCGACGGCATCTCGGCCAGCCAGATCCGCGAGCGGCTGTTTCGATCCCCCTCCTCCACCGAGGATTACCTCAGCACCGGGGCAACCCACGACTTGCCTCCCGGCGTGTGCGAGGCGCTGCGTCGCTTCGCCGGCAGCGATGCCCACCAGCAACTGATGGAGGAGCAGAAACTGCTCGAGCAGTATCGTCAGGCCTGGGTCAACGCGCCCTACCCGCCTATCTTCGTTACCGTCAACGCCGTGGTGGTGCAATCCGGCCACGTGCTGCTGGTACGCCGCACCGCAGCTCCCGGCAAGGGCCTGCTGGCACTGCCCGGCGGCTTCATCAACCCCCACGAGCGTCTGCTCGATGCCTGCCTGCGCGAACTGCGTGAACGGGTCCGACTCAAGGTGCCGGAACCGGTACTCAAGGGCTCGCTGCGCGGCCAGCGACTGTTCGACGAGCCCCACCGCAGCTGGCGTGGCCGCACTCTCGCGGAAGCCTTCTATTTCGCACTGCGCCCCGATCAACAACTCCCCCAGCTCAAGCCGGTCAAGGGTGGCGATCATGCGCGCTGGGTACCGCTGGCCGAACTCGAACCCGACAGCTTGTTCGAGGACCACTTCTTCATCATCCAGAATTTTCTCGGCCTGCCGGCCGATTTCGGTGGGGTTTAA
- a CDS encoding OsmC family protein, whose product MHKAIEIVSERNSILRQRVRIEGFEDLFVDVPKAYGGEGTAPDPHDYFDLSLGACKAITAQMYAQRKQWPLEGVSVRVNRDDSEERKGTYRLEVVMTFHGIEDEVQRARLEEISHKCPIHRLMTSATVEVTTRTALVAEA is encoded by the coding sequence ATGCACAAGGCTATCGAAATCGTCAGCGAACGCAACAGCATCCTTCGTCAGCGGGTCCGGATAGAGGGCTTCGAGGACCTGTTTGTGGACGTGCCAAAGGCGTACGGCGGTGAGGGCACTGCACCGGACCCGCACGATTACTTTGACCTTTCCCTCGGCGCCTGCAAGGCCATCACTGCGCAGATGTACGCCCAGCGCAAGCAGTGGCCGCTCGAGGGAGTCAGCGTCAGGGTCAATCGCGACGACAGCGAGGAACGCAAGGGCACTTACCGACTCGAAGTGGTGATGACTTTCCACGGCATCGAGGACGAGGTGCAGCGGGCCCGGCTCGAGGAGATCAGCCACAAGTGTCCCATTCACCGCCTGATGACCAGCGCCACCGTGGAGGTCACCACGCGCACCGCCCTTGTTGCCGAAGCGTAG
- a CDS encoding fumarate hydratase, with amino-acid sequence MTVIRQDDLIQSVADALQYISYYHPKDFIDAMASAYEREENPAAKDAIAQILINSRMCAMGHRPICQDTGIVTVFVHVGMNVRFEADMSLDDMINEGVRRAYQLPDNVLRASVLADPDGKRKNTGDNTPAVIHHKLVPGDTVEVHVAAKGGGSEAKSKFAMLNPSDSVADWVMEQLPKMGAGWCPPGMLGIGIGGTAEKAMEIAKEALLDPIDIQELQARGASNRAEELRLELFDRVNKSGIGAQGLGGLTTVLDIKVKDFPTHAANKPVAIIPNCAATRHAHFTLDGSGPAALPAPKLEDWPEITREMGNNVKRVDLDTITPEEVQTWQPGDTLLLNGKLLTGRDAAHKRMVDMIGKGEELPVDLKGRFIYYVGPVDPVRDEVVGPAGPTTATRMDKFTRTMLEETGLLGMVGKAERGPAAIEAIRDNRAVYLMAVGGSAYLVAQAIKKSRVVGFADLGMEAIYEFEVEDMPVTVAVDSQGTSVHQTGPAKWKEIIAERA; translated from the coding sequence ATGACCGTGATCCGCCAGGACGATCTGATCCAGAGCGTCGCCGACGCCCTGCAGTACATCTCATATTACCACCCCAAGGATTTCATCGACGCCATGGCGTCGGCGTACGAGCGGGAGGAGAACCCGGCGGCAAAGGATGCCATCGCCCAGATCCTGATCAATTCGCGCATGTGCGCCATGGGGCATCGCCCTATTTGCCAGGACACCGGCATCGTCACCGTCTTCGTACATGTGGGTATGAACGTACGCTTCGAAGCCGACATGAGTCTCGACGACATGATCAACGAGGGCGTGCGACGTGCCTACCAATTGCCGGATAACGTACTGCGGGCCTCGGTGCTGGCCGACCCGGACGGCAAGCGCAAAAATACCGGCGACAACACGCCGGCGGTAATCCATCACAAGCTGGTGCCTGGTGATACCGTCGAGGTGCATGTTGCGGCCAAGGGCGGCGGCAGCGAGGCCAAGAGCAAGTTCGCCATGCTCAACCCCTCCGATAGCGTTGCCGACTGGGTAATGGAGCAACTGCCCAAGATGGGAGCCGGTTGGTGTCCGCCCGGCATGCTCGGCATCGGCATCGGCGGTACCGCCGAGAAGGCCATGGAGATCGCCAAGGAGGCACTGCTCGATCCCATCGACATTCAGGAGCTGCAAGCCCGCGGGGCCTCGAATCGTGCCGAGGAGCTGCGCCTGGAGCTGTTCGACCGGGTCAACAAGAGCGGGATCGGTGCCCAGGGCCTGGGGGGCTTGACCACCGTGCTCGACATCAAGGTCAAGGATTTCCCGACCCACGCCGCCAACAAGCCGGTGGCGATCATTCCCAACTGCGCGGCCACGCGGCATGCCCATTTCACCCTGGATGGCTCCGGCCCCGCGGCGCTGCCGGCGCCCAAGCTCGAGGATTGGCCGGAGATCACTCGCGAGATGGGTAACAACGTCAAGCGCGTCGATCTCGACACCATCACTCCGGAGGAAGTGCAGACCTGGCAGCCGGGCGACACCCTGCTGCTCAACGGCAAGTTGCTCACCGGCCGTGATGCCGCCCACAAGCGCATGGTCGATATGATCGGCAAGGGTGAGGAGCTACCGGTCGACCTGAAAGGGCGGTTCATCTACTACGTAGGGCCGGTGGATCCGGTGCGCGACGAGGTGGTTGGCCCGGCCGGTCCCACCACAGCCACGCGCATGGACAAGTTTACCCGCACCATGCTGGAGGAAACCGGACTGCTCGGCATGGTCGGCAAGGCCGAGCGGGGGCCGGCGGCCATCGAGGCGATCCGCGACAACAGGGCGGTCTACCTGATGGCGGTGGGCGGCTCGGCCTACCTGGTGGCCCAAGCAATCAAGAAGTCACGCGTGGTGGGCTTCGCCGATCTGGGCATGGAGGCGATCTACGAGTTCGAAGTGGAGGACATGCCGGTCACCGTGGCGGTCGACAGCCAGGGTACCTCGGTGCACCAGACCGGCCCCGCCAAGTGGAAAGAGATCATCGCCGAGCGGGCCTGA
- the nei gene encoding endonuclease VIII, whose protein sequence is MPEGPEIRRAADRLHEQLAGRRLESVWFALPELAAEADSLVGREVSAVDSWGKALLTRFDDGRVLYSHNQLYGVWKLHDAEREPDTERSLRVRLTAEGRSASLYSASDVSLWPADRLDEHPLLSRLGPDLLTHGVTPEQVMARLAEPRFARRRLGGLLLDQALLAGIGNYLRSEILFFAGASPIEKPQELGEERLALLARAILDVTRRAYGQSGVTNRDEWAAAARRRGESRRLCRFAVYERDGLPCHDCGSPIVREKVASRRLYRCPRCQPG, encoded by the coding sequence ATGCCCGAAGGCCCTGAGATTCGCCGTGCCGCCGACCGCCTGCACGAGCAGCTTGCCGGCAGACGGCTGGAGTCCGTGTGGTTCGCCCTCCCCGAGTTGGCCGCCGAGGCCGATTCGCTTGTGGGTCGCGAAGTCTCAGCAGTGGACAGCTGGGGCAAGGCGCTGCTCACCCGCTTCGACGACGGCCGCGTACTCTACTCCCACAATCAGCTCTATGGGGTCTGGAAGCTGCATGACGCTGAGCGCGAGCCCGACACCGAGCGTTCGTTACGGGTACGGCTGACCGCGGAAGGGCGCTCGGCCAGCCTCTACAGCGCCTCGGATGTCTCGCTGTGGCCGGCCGACAGACTCGATGAGCATCCACTCCTTTCCCGGCTTGGCCCCGATCTATTGACCCATGGCGTCACGCCGGAGCAGGTCATGGCCCGCCTGGCCGAGCCGCGCTTCGCGCGTCGCCGGCTAGGCGGGCTGCTACTCGATCAGGCGCTCCTCGCCGGCATCGGCAACTACCTGCGATCCGAGATCCTGTTCTTCGCTGGTGCCTCGCCCATTGAGAAGCCCCAGGAGTTGGGGGAGGAGCGCCTGGCGCTGCTGGCGCGCGCTATTCTCGACGTGACGCGGCGGGCCTACGGCCAGTCGGGCGTGACCAACCGTGACGAATGGGCAGCAGCCGCGCGTCGGCGAGGCGAAAGCCGGCGATTGTGCCGCTTTGCCGTTTACGAGCGCGATGGGTTGCCGTGCCACGACTGCGGGAGCCCGATAGTTCGGGAGAAAGTTGCTTCGCGGCGACTATATCGTTGCCCACGCTGTCAGCCAGGCTGA
- the cls gene encoding cardiolipin synthase: protein MASGLIGLAIFLVHLLGVLSAILALLSSRTSQGAVAWIISLVTFPYLAVPAYWIFGRPRFYGYVLSRGERDTVLRRILVRYRPCLEPFQADARNPDVRAIEKLAMMPLTSGNQAELLIDGKETFDSIFDGIDAAEEYVLVQFFIVRHDALGHQLKEHLLRAAERGVRVYFLFDDMGSRKLSEGYLRELKKGGIEVHPFRSSRGFKHRFQLNFRNHRKILVVDGGEGWLGGFNVGVEYLGQHPRHGPWRDTHLKLTGPSVLGLQEAFWEDWHWATGEVINLCWEPRITCEECQNVIIVPSGPADRQETASLLVQHAIHSAHERLWVTSPYFVPDQGVQDALRLAAMRGVDVRIMMPEHPDHLLIYLSAFSFLPDMVRAGVKVFRYQPGFLHQKVILVDDIAATVGTVNLDNRSFRLNFEITAYIPDRRFAAEVCQMLERDFAVCRQISYDELQHRPLWSKLVSRAAYLTAPIQ, encoded by the coding sequence ATGGCTTCAGGGCTGATCGGGCTGGCAATATTTCTGGTGCATCTGCTGGGCGTTCTCTCGGCGATCCTGGCGCTGCTCTCCAGCCGTACCTCACAGGGAGCCGTGGCCTGGATCATCTCGCTGGTCACCTTTCCCTATCTGGCGGTGCCGGCCTACTGGATTTTCGGTCGTCCGCGCTTCTATGGCTATGTGCTGTCACGCGGCGAGCGCGATACCGTGTTGCGCCGCATCCTGGTTCGCTATCGCCCGTGCCTGGAGCCCTTCCAGGCCGATGCGCGCAATCCCGACGTGCGTGCGATCGAAAAACTCGCCATGATGCCGTTGACCAGCGGTAACCAGGCCGAACTGCTGATTGATGGCAAGGAGACTTTCGATAGCATCTTCGACGGCATCGATGCCGCCGAAGAGTACGTGCTGGTGCAGTTCTTCATCGTTCGCCACGATGCCCTGGGGCATCAGCTCAAGGAGCACCTGCTGCGAGCGGCGGAGCGTGGCGTGCGGGTTTACTTCCTGTTCGATGACATGGGTAGCCGCAAACTCTCGGAAGGCTACTTGCGCGAGCTGAAAAAGGGAGGCATCGAGGTCCATCCATTCCGTTCCTCCCGCGGTTTCAAGCATCGCTTTCAGCTCAATTTTCGCAACCACCGCAAGATTCTCGTGGTGGATGGCGGCGAGGGATGGCTCGGTGGCTTCAATGTCGGAGTCGAGTACCTTGGCCAGCACCCGCGCCACGGGCCTTGGCGGGATACCCACCTGAAACTCACCGGTCCCAGCGTGCTGGGGTTACAAGAGGCATTCTGGGAGGATTGGCATTGGGCCACCGGCGAGGTCATCAATCTGTGCTGGGAACCACGGATCACCTGCGAAGAGTGCCAGAACGTGATCATCGTGCCATCGGGACCCGCTGATCGGCAGGAGACCGCCAGCCTGCTGGTCCAGCATGCCATACACAGCGCCCACGAACGGCTATGGGTCACGAGCCCCTACTTCGTTCCGGATCAGGGCGTACAGGATGCCTTGCGCCTGGCCGCCATGCGTGGCGTCGATGTGCGTATCATGATGCCCGAGCATCCCGATCACTTGTTGATCTATCTCTCTGCCTTCTCGTTCCTTCCCGACATGGTGCGGGCAGGCGTCAAGGTATTTCGCTACCAGCCGGGCTTCCTGCATCAGAAAGTGATTCTGGTCGATGATATCGCCGCGACGGTCGGCACGGTGAACCTCGACAACCGCTCGTTTCGTCTCAACTTCGAAATCACCGCTTATATTCCCGATCGTCGTTTCGCAGCAGAAGTATGCCAGATGCTCGAGCGCGACTTCGCCGTCTGTCGCCAGATCAGCTATGACGAGCTGCAGCATAGACCGCTATGGAGCAAGCTCGTGTCGCGCGCCGCCTATCTCACGGCACCGATCCAGTAG
- a CDS encoding YihY/virulence factor BrkB family protein has protein sequence MLGTEATCHGGGVVRGLSLKFWWNTVRQAFSLWLERNAFSYAGSLAFYTLFSLAPTVIIAVAVIGVVFGAEAAQGQIVGQLEGALGTEAAKAIEQAVAQSRLEESGLVPTLLGIGGLLVGATTVFAQMQYSLNMIWGVTAKPSRNSILVFLKQRLLSLAVVLAIGFILLVSLLIGVMVRAMLQAIGDAMPLVGPLTAGAEFLISMAVIAALFATIFKVLPDVVLSWRDVLLGALVTALLFAIGRSAIASYLAYTATASTYGAAGSVVMVLLWVYYSSLILLFGAAFTRCYLVGMGRDIVPRNSAVIVKRELVNE, from the coding sequence ATGCTGGGAACGGAGGCAACTTGCCATGGAGGAGGTGTCGTGCGCGGTCTCTCGCTGAAATTCTGGTGGAATACGGTTCGGCAAGCGTTCAGCCTGTGGTTGGAGAGGAATGCATTCAGTTATGCCGGATCGTTGGCTTTCTATACCCTCTTCTCTCTTGCCCCGACGGTCATCATCGCCGTCGCCGTGATCGGCGTGGTATTCGGCGCGGAGGCCGCCCAAGGTCAGATCGTCGGACAGCTCGAGGGCGCCTTGGGCACGGAGGCCGCAAAGGCGATCGAGCAGGCCGTGGCGCAGTCGCGTCTTGAGGAATCGGGCCTCGTGCCGACCCTGCTTGGGATCGGCGGTCTGCTGGTGGGGGCCACTACGGTGTTCGCCCAGATGCAATACTCGCTCAACATGATCTGGGGGGTGACGGCCAAGCCCAGCCGCAACAGTATCCTGGTCTTTCTCAAACAGCGGCTGCTGTCGCTTGCGGTGGTGCTCGCCATCGGTTTCATTCTGCTCGTGTCGTTACTCATCGGCGTGATGGTGCGAGCCATGCTGCAGGCCATCGGCGATGCCATGCCGCTGGTCGGTCCATTGACGGCCGGGGCGGAATTCTTGATTTCCATGGCGGTGATCGCAGCCTTGTTCGCTACCATTTTCAAAGTGCTGCCCGACGTGGTGCTGAGCTGGCGGGACGTGTTGCTGGGAGCGCTGGTCACGGCACTGCTGTTTGCCATCGGTCGCAGTGCCATCGCCTCCTATCTGGCCTATACCGCCACCGCATCGACCTATGGCGCCGCCGGCTCGGTGGTAATGGTTCTGCTGTGGGTCTACTACAGCTCCCTGATCCTGCTGTTCGGTGCCGCCTTCACCCGCTGCTACCTGGTCGGGATGGGTCGGGACATCGTGCCACGCAACAGCGCCGTCATCGTCAAACGCGAATTGGTCAACGAGTGA
- the uvrB gene encoding excinuclease ABC subunit UvrB, with protein sequence MSKPFRLKANFEPAGDQPAAIESLISGLESGLAHQTLLGVTGSGKTFTMANVVERLQRPTIVMAPNKTLAAQLYGEFKSFFPDNAIEYFVSYYDYYQPEAYVPSSDTFIEKDASINDHIEQMRLSATKALLERRDALIVVSVSAIYGLGDPDQYLKMRLHFTRGELIDQRSFLRRLAELQYTRNDMDFKRGTYRVRGDVIDIYPADSDEEAVRVELFGDEIDSIRLFDPLTGEVRGHVPRMTIYPKSHYVTPRETIISAAERIKAELIERLAWLRKNDRLVEAQRLEQRTLYDLEMMNELGYCNGIENYSRYLSGRNPGEPPPTFFDYLPDDALLFIDESHVSVPQVGGMYKGDRSRKETLVEYGFRLPSALDNRPMTFEEWESISPQTIFVSATPGPYEAAHAGQVVEQVVRPTGLVDPEIEVRPASTQVDDLLSEIRLRTEVGERVLVTTLTKRMAEDLTEYFDEHGVRVRYLHSDIDTVERVEIIRDLRLGKFDVLVGINLLREGLDIPEVSLVAILDADKEGFLRNERSLIQTIGRAARNAHGKAILYADRVTDSMRRAIDETERRRAKQVAHNEEHGITPTTVTRSVADIMEAAQAPGRKGKGRRSERKVAEGAAIYDLSELSPTDLVKEVSRVEDAMFEAAQNLEFEEAARLRDRLHELKERQLALG encoded by the coding sequence ATGAGCAAGCCGTTTCGCCTCAAAGCCAATTTCGAGCCCGCCGGTGACCAGCCTGCCGCGATAGAGAGCCTGATCAGCGGGCTCGAGTCCGGGCTGGCCCACCAGACGCTGCTCGGCGTGACCGGATCGGGCAAGACCTTCACCATGGCCAACGTGGTCGAGCGGCTGCAGCGGCCAACCATCGTCATGGCGCCCAACAAGACCCTGGCGGCGCAACTCTACGGTGAGTTCAAGTCCTTCTTCCCCGACAATGCCATCGAGTATTTTGTCTCTTACTACGACTACTACCAGCCTGAAGCCTACGTACCCTCGTCGGACACCTTCATCGAGAAGGACGCCTCGATCAACGACCACATCGAGCAGATGCGGCTCTCGGCCACCAAGGCCTTGCTCGAGCGGCGCGATGCACTGATCGTGGTCTCGGTCTCGGCGATCTATGGTCTTGGTGATCCCGACCAGTACCTGAAGATGCGCCTGCACTTCACCCGCGGTGAGCTGATTGACCAGCGCTCGTTCCTGCGCCGCCTGGCGGAGCTGCAGTACACGCGCAACGACATGGACTTCAAGCGCGGCACTTACCGCGTGCGCGGCGACGTGATCGACATCTACCCGGCGGATTCCGACGAGGAGGCGGTGCGGGTCGAGCTGTTCGGCGACGAGATCGACTCGATTCGCTTGTTCGATCCGTTAACCGGAGAGGTGCGCGGCCATGTCCCGCGCATGACCATCTACCCCAAGAGCCACTACGTGACGCCGCGGGAGACGATCATCTCGGCCGCCGAGCGGATCAAGGCCGAGCTGATCGAGCGCCTGGCGTGGCTGCGCAAGAACGATCGGTTGGTGGAGGCCCAGCGGCTCGAGCAGCGTACGCTCTACGATCTCGAGATGATGAACGAACTGGGCTACTGCAACGGCATCGAGAACTACTCGCGCTACCTCTCCGGGCGCAACCCCGGTGAGCCGCCGCCCACATTCTTCGATTACCTGCCCGACGATGCCCTGCTGTTCATCGACGAGTCCCACGTCAGCGTTCCCCAGGTGGGGGGTATGTACAAGGGAGACCGCTCGCGCAAGGAGACGCTGGTCGAGTATGGCTTCCGCCTGCCATCGGCGTTGGACAACCGCCCGATGACCTTCGAAGAGTGGGAAAGCATTAGCCCGCAGACGATTTTCGTCTCGGCCACGCCCGGCCCTTATGAGGCCGCGCACGCCGGGCAGGTGGTAGAGCAGGTGGTGCGTCCCACCGGACTGGTCGATCCCGAGATCGAGGTGCGCCCGGCCTCGACCCAGGTCGACGACCTGCTCTCCGAAATTCGCCTGCGTACGGAGGTGGGCGAGCGGGTGCTGGTCACTACCCTGACCAAGCGCATGGCGGAGGACCTCACCGAATACTTCGACGAACATGGTGTCCGGGTGCGCTACCTGCACTCCGATATCGACACCGTGGAGCGGGTGGAGATCATCCGCGACCTGCGCCTGGGCAAGTTCGATGTGCTGGTGGGCATCAACCTGCTGCGCGAGGGGCTCGACATCCCCGAGGTATCGCTGGTGGCGATCCTCGACGCCGACAAGGAAGGTTTCCTGCGCAACGAGCGCTCGCTGATCCAGACCATTGGCCGGGCGGCGCGCAACGCCCACGGCAAGGCGATCCTCTACGCCGATCGGGTAACCGACTCCATGCGTCGCGCTATCGACGAGACCGAGCGGCGCCGGGCCAAGCAGGTCGCACACAACGAGGAGCACGGCATCACGCCGACCACCGTCACCCGCTCGGTGGCCGACATCATGGAAGCGGCTCAGGCGCCGGGGCGCAAGGGCAAGGGACGGCGCAGCGAGCGCAAGGTGGCCGAGGGCGCGGCGATCTACGACCTCTCGGAGCTATCGCCGACGGACCTGGTCAAGGAGGTCTCGCGGGTCGAGGACGCCATGTTCGAGGCGGCCCAGAACCTGGAGTTCGAGGAAGCGGCCAGGCTGCGTGATCGGCTGCATGAGTTGAAGGAGCGTCAGCTGGCGCTGGGCTAG
- a CDS encoding LysR substrate-binding domain-containing protein, whose translation MNLETKWLEDFVALANTRSFSASARQRHVTQPAFSRRIRALEQAVGVTLVDRSTTPINLTPEGQLFLITARNLVEQLNECLGHLRGVSMAREALDIVAAHSLALSFYPEWISRLQEGLGELPTRLVAMNVGEAIHVLREGNCDLMLAYHDPYATMQLDAEVFPSFSIGQVKMLPVSLPDPKGKPRFSLESKDTIPYLSYTQGAFLGRSVRMLLKNDPLRLRLRTVYETAMAEGLKGMVLQGVGLAWIPDFCVREELKSGKLVRAGGEKWDVPLEIRLYRCSLVHKPGVEKLWRQMMKLPRDFLQA comes from the coding sequence GTGAACCTCGAGACAAAGTGGCTGGAAGATTTCGTGGCCCTGGCCAACACCCGCAGCTTCTCTGCCTCCGCCCGGCAGCGTCATGTCACCCAGCCCGCCTTCAGTCGTCGTATTCGGGCGCTGGAACAGGCGGTGGGAGTGACCCTCGTCGACCGTTCCACCACCCCGATCAATCTGACGCCCGAAGGGCAGCTCTTTCTGATTACGGCGCGTAATCTGGTGGAGCAGCTCAACGAGTGTCTGGGCCACTTGCGCGGCGTGTCCATGGCACGTGAAGCGCTGGACATCGTCGCCGCCCATTCTCTGGCGCTGAGCTTCTACCCCGAGTGGATCTCGCGGCTTCAGGAAGGATTGGGGGAGTTGCCGACGCGCCTGGTGGCCATGAACGTGGGCGAGGCGATTCACGTGCTGCGCGAAGGCAACTGTGACTTGATGCTGGCTTACCATGATCCCTACGCCACCATGCAGTTGGATGCCGAAGTATTTCCCTCGTTCTCCATCGGCCAGGTCAAGATGCTGCCGGTCAGCCTTCCCGACCCCAAGGGCAAGCCTCGCTTCAGCCTCGAGAGCAAGGACACCATTCCCTATCTGTCCTATACCCAGGGCGCCTTTCTCGGGCGTAGCGTACGCATGCTGCTCAAGAACGATCCGCTGCGGCTGCGCTTGCGCACCGTCTATGAAACCGCGATGGCCGAGGGGCTCAAGGGCATGGTCCTGCAAGGAGTCGGACTGGCCTGGATTCCCGATTTCTGCGTGCGTGAAGAGCTCAAGAGCGGCAAGCTGGTGCGGGCCGGCGGCGAGAAGTGGGATGTTCCGCTGGAGATTCGCCTCTATCGCTGCTCGCTGGTACACAAGCCGGGCGTCGAGAAGCTGTGGCGGCAGATGATGAAGTTGCCGCGCGATTTCCTCCAAGCTTAA